One Actinomycetota bacterium genomic region harbors:
- a CDS encoding MFS transporter — MRPTQEIRVVRTLVAPAGPVLRALGGNDATLPPGPDLFVEGEVRATLRGSTLELAAHRAPIPYFGWFFGPPLGRDVRRRLHHLAAVLDSQASGEAAPPPPRRAFWAPPAALSPDQAATMATLAFVLAVTGYAGSLLTQAIDPIARSFGTSDFQLGVLTGFTRVGALVALVGSALADRRGRRLMILVATGLAAAASLASAVAPSVLVLGVMQVLVRGSVNLTSIVCFIAATEEAPEGGRAWTLAVTGLAGSFGFVLGAALLPVTDLAPWAWRLLFAVGGLGLFFLPGISRRLGETRRYVEIAARTQRRGRVREVVDPIYGGRFLLLAGAAFLLNLFFAPSSQFTNRYLANERGFSGTGITLLRAVTQSIPALVAVYVGGRLAESRGRRPAAIGGVVVMSVTTAGFFLLGGPVLWAMLLASTAAAALAGPSLAAFNTELFPTEVRGTAGAALLVFGVAGSVVGLVAAGALSDPLGGIGPAVALTAAAPLLAAVALFPRLPEARGRELDEISPPEV; from the coding sequence ATGCGCCCGACCCAGGAGATCCGCGTCGTCCGGACCCTGGTCGCTCCCGCGGGTCCGGTCCTGCGAGCGTTGGGAGGGAACGACGCGACCCTGCCCCCGGGCCCCGACCTCTTCGTGGAGGGGGAGGTCCGGGCGACCCTGAGAGGTTCGACCCTCGAGCTGGCCGCGCACCGCGCGCCGATCCCCTACTTCGGCTGGTTCTTCGGACCTCCCCTGGGGCGCGACGTGAGGCGCCGGCTCCACCATCTGGCCGCGGTCCTGGACAGCCAGGCCTCCGGTGAGGCGGCCCCCCCTCCGCCCAGGAGAGCCTTCTGGGCTCCCCCGGCGGCGCTGTCGCCGGACCAGGCGGCCACGATGGCCACCCTGGCCTTCGTCCTAGCCGTGACCGGTTACGCCGGGTCGTTGCTCACACAGGCCATCGACCCGATCGCGCGTTCCTTCGGGACCTCGGACTTCCAGCTCGGGGTGCTCACCGGCTTCACGCGCGTCGGCGCCCTCGTCGCCCTCGTCGGGAGCGCGCTCGCGGACCGCCGCGGCCGCCGGCTCATGATCCTGGTCGCCACCGGTCTCGCGGCCGCGGCCAGCCTGGCGTCCGCCGTCGCCCCCTCCGTCCTCGTGCTCGGGGTGATGCAGGTGCTCGTCCGAGGGTCCGTCAACCTGACCTCGATCGTCTGCTTCATCGCCGCGACCGAGGAGGCGCCCGAGGGCGGCCGGGCGTGGACGCTCGCCGTCACCGGCCTGGCCGGCAGCTTCGGGTTCGTGCTCGGCGCCGCGCTCCTGCCGGTGACGGACCTCGCCCCCTGGGCCTGGCGGCTCCTGTTCGCCGTCGGCGGGCTCGGCCTCTTCTTCCTGCCGGGCATCTCTCGGCGCCTCGGCGAGACCCGCCGCTACGTCGAGATCGCGGCCCGGACGCAGCGCCGGGGCCGGGTGCGCGAGGTCGTGGACCCCATCTACGGCGGCCGCTTCCTCCTCCTGGCCGGAGCGGCGTTCCTGCTGAACCTGTTCTTCGCCCCCTCGTCCCAGTTCACGAACCGCTACCTGGCCAACGAGCGCGGGTTCTCGGGGACGGGCATCACCCTGCTGCGCGCCGTCACCCAGTCCATCCCGGCGCTGGTCGCCGTCTACGTCGGGGGTCGGCTCGCGGAGTCGCGAGGCAGGCGACCGGCCGCGATAGGGGGGGTCGTGGTCATGTCCGTCACGACGGCCGGCTTCTTCCTGCTCGGGGGCCCTGTCCTGTGGGCGATGCTCCTCGCCTCAACGGCGGCGGCGGCCCTGGCCGGTCCTTCGCTGGCCGCCTTCAACACGGAGCTCTTCCCGACCGAGGTCCGCGGAACCGCGGGCGCGGCCTTGCTCGTCTTCGGCGTCGCCGGGTCGGTCGTGGGGCTGGTGGCGGCGGGCGCCCTCTCCGATCCCCTGGGCGGGATCGGACCGGCCGTCGCACTCACCGCGGCCGCACCGCTGCTCGCCGCGGTCGCGCTCTTCCCCCGGCTCCCGGAGGCGCGCGGACGGGAGCTCGACGAGATCAGCCCGCCGGAGGTGTGA